A region from the Candidatus Binatia bacterium genome encodes:
- a CDS encoding metalloregulator ArsR/SmtB family transcription factor encodes MATPTSAVLPLCPTVLRGRLKKADAEQLALGFRAIADAGRLQLLNFIAARPSGEACVCHLTKPLDVKQPTVSHHLKVLYEAGLLDRERRGTWVYYRIVPERLAALREALAIESGSNSRARRAAPAAAVRGKR; translated from the coding sequence ATGGCTACGCCAACGAGCGCCGTGCTCCCACTTTGTCCGACGGTGCTCCGGGGTCGCCTGAAGAAGGCCGACGCCGAGCAGCTTGCGCTCGGCTTCAGGGCGATCGCCGATGCGGGCCGCCTGCAGCTCCTCAACTTCATCGCCGCTCGGCCCTCCGGCGAGGCGTGCGTCTGCCACCTGACGAAACCCCTCGACGTCAAGCAGCCAACGGTGAGTCACCATCTGAAGGTCCTCTACGAAGCCGGCCTGCTTGACCGCGAGCGCCGCGGCACCTGGGTTTACTACCGGATCGTCCCGGAGCGCCTCGCGGCGTTGCGCGAAGCCCTCGCCATCGAATCCGGCTCGAACTCGCGGGCGCGGCGCGCGGCTCCGGCCGCGGCGGTCAGGGGAAAGCGATGA
- a CDS encoding MAPEG family protein, which yields MSSVAVVALLALIEYMVFSLLTGRARLTYNVPAPATTGDPTFERYYRVQQNTVEQLVVFVPALFLFAQYASASLATLLGLVFIVGRALYARGYIAAADKRGPGFAISFIANAVLVLGALFGALFA from the coding sequence ATGAGTTCTGTCGCCGTCGTCGCCCTTCTCGCCCTGATCGAGTACATGGTGTTTTCGCTACTGACCGGGCGGGCGCGCCTGACCTACAACGTCCCCGCCCCGGCGACGACCGGCGACCCGACCTTCGAGCGCTACTACCGGGTGCAGCAGAACACCGTCGAGCAGCTGGTCGTCTTCGTGCCGGCGCTGTTCCTGTTCGCGCAGTACGCCAGCGCCTCCCTGGCAACGCTGCTCGGGCTGGTCTTCATCGTCGGCCGCGCCCTCTACGCGCGCGGCTACATCGCCGCCGCCGACAAGCGCGGCCCGGGCTTCGCCATCAGCTTCATCGCCAATGCCGTCCTCGTGCTCGGGGCATTGTTCGGCGCGCTGTTCGCCTGA
- a CDS encoding arsenate reductase ArsC, whose translation MQTVLFACVHNAGRSQMAAAWFNAMADTSKARAISAGTAPATEVHPEVVDAMREVGIDLSDARPTRLTDELAGKAQMLVTMGCGEACPHIPGLRREDWPLSDPKGQAIEQVRAIRDEIRGRVERLLAAAGWRRPRSDSDSK comes from the coding sequence ATGCAGACCGTTCTCTTCGCGTGCGTCCACAACGCCGGCCGCTCGCAGATGGCGGCGGCTTGGTTCAACGCCATGGCCGATACGAGCAAGGCCCGGGCGATCTCGGCCGGGACGGCGCCGGCAACTGAGGTTCACCCCGAAGTCGTGGACGCCATGCGCGAGGTCGGCATCGACCTTTCGGACGCACGGCCCACCCGTCTCACCGACGAACTGGCGGGCAAGGCGCAGATGCTGGTAACGATGGGCTGCGGCGAGGCCTGTCCGCACATTCCCGGACTGAGACGCGAGGATTGGCCGCTGAGCGACCCGAAAGGCCAGGCCATCGAGCAGGTGCGAGCCATTCGCGACGAGATCAGGGGCCGCGTCGAGCGGCTGCTGGCCGCGGCGGGCTGGCGCCGGCCCCGATCCGACTCCGACAGCAAGTGA